A portion of the Tiliqua scincoides isolate rTilSci1 chromosome 3, rTilSci1.hap2, whole genome shotgun sequence genome contains these proteins:
- the SLITRK6 gene encoding SLIT and NTRK-like protein 6 yields the protein MTMKLWIITLSLMMGVACEVLQSEPALPSAIGSCDMMCSCEDKDGTITINCDNRGIKELSQVHVPPSQPFQLSLLNNSLTMLHVNDFSSLINAVSLHLGYNNILDIEPGAFNGLSHLKQLYINHNSLEVLRDDTFHGLENLEFLQADNNFITIIESSAFSKLNRLKALILNDNAIEFFPPNVFRFVPLIHLDLRGNQLQTLPYVGFLEHIGRILHLQLDDNKWVCNCDLLELKSWLENMPPQSIIGDVVCHSPPILKGSILNRLKKESLCPTHPTNDLDAPSGSLPLVVTTSVSDSHYSTKVISIPKTSTKESSLTIHVTKPATLLPVYCPVPCQCSSHILSGVLMQCQEQNIESLSDLGPPPPNPKKLILAGNIIQTLLKSDLVDYGSLEMLHLGNNRIEILEEGSFINLTRLQKLYLNGNHLTKLNRNLFLGLQRLEYLYLEYNAIKEVLSGTFNPMPKLKVLYLNNNLLQTLPSHIFSGVPLARLNLKTNQFTHLPVGNVLDDLDLLVQIELEDNPWDCTCDSVGLQQWIQKLNKNTMMGELFCTSPRHLAKKELKSLNSDMLCPGLINSPALPTHASFIIVTTSPTTTNTAGAILQSLTDAVPLSVLILGLLIVFITIIFCAAGIVVLVLHRRRRHKKKQADEQMRDNSPVQLQYSMYGHKTTHHTTERPATTLYEQRMISPMVQVYRSPSFSPKFADHQEDRNDKDVHDSKHLRRSLLEREHSSPLTGSKVKYKATEQPADFLSFQDASSLYRNILEKERELQQLGITEYLRKNIAQLHPDMEVHYPGAHEELKLMETLMYSRPRKVLLEQTKNEYFELKANLHAEPDYLEVLEQQT from the coding sequence ATGACCATGAAGCTCTGGATAATTACATTAAGTTTGATGATGGGGGTTGCCTGCGAAGTTCTACAGTCTGAACCAGCTTTACCTTCAGCCATTGGCTCGTGTGACATGATGTGTTCTTGTGAAGACAAGGATGGTACCATTACTATAAACTGTGACAACAGAGGCATCAAAGAGTTATCTCAAGTACATGTGCCACCATCCCAGCCTTTTCAGCTTAGTCTTCTAAACAATAGTTTGACCATGTTACATGTGAATGATTTTTCCAGCCTTATCAATGCTGTCTCACTCCATCTTGGATATAATAATATTTTAGACATTGAACCAGGAGCATTTAATGGGCTAAGTCATCTTAAGCAACTCTATATCAATCATAACTCTTTAGAAGTACTTAGAGATGACACATTTCATGGGTTGGAAAACCTGGAATTCCTTCAAGCAGATAACAATTTCATCACAATCATTGAATCAAGTGCCTTCAGCAAGCTCAACAGGCTTAAGGCGCTCATTTTAAATGATAATGCCATTGAGTTTTTCCCTCCTAACGTGTTTCGCTTTGTGCCATTGATTCACTTGGATCTTCGTGGGAACCAGCTGCAGACTCTACCCTATGTTGGTTTTTTAGAACACATTGGTAGAATTCTGCACCTTCAGTTGGACGATAACAAATGGGTCTGTAATTGTGACCTACTGGAGCTGAAGAGTTGGTTAGAAAACATGCCTCCCCAGTCCATCATAGGGGATGTTGTATGCCACAGCCCTCCCATTCTGAAAGGCAGCATTTTAAACAGATTAAAAAAGGAATCGCTTTGTCCCACTCACCCTACAAATGACCTGGATGCCCCATCAGGGTCACTGCCCTTGGTGGTTACCACATCAGTAAGTGATAGCCACTATTCAACCAAGGTGATATCTATTCCCAAAACATCTACCAAGGAATCCAGTTTAACCATTCATGTCACAAAGCCAGCCACTCTGCTTCCTGTGTATTGCCCTGTCCCCTGTCAGTGCAGTAGTCACATCCTTTCAGGGGTTTTGATGCAGTGCCAGGAACAAAATATTGAAAGCCTGTCAGATTTAGGACCCCCTCCTCCAAATCCAAAGAAGCTTATTCTAGCTGGAAATATCATACAGACATTACTGAAATCAGACCTTGTGGACTATGGCAGTCTGGAAATGCTTCATTTGGGAAATAACCGTATTGAAATCCTAGAAGAAGGATCCTTTATCAATCTCACCCGACTGCAGAAGTTGTATCTCAATGGTAACCACCTTACCAAGCTAAATCGCAATTTGTTTTTGGGCCTGCAGCGACTTGAGTACTTGTATCTTGAATACAATGCCATTAAGGAGGTTTTATCAGGGACATTTAATCCAATGCCAAAACTTAAGGTCCTGTATTTAAACAACAACCTGCTTCAGACTTTGCCATCCCACATATTTTCTGGAGTTCCTCTAGCCAGGCTAAATCTGAAAACCAACCAGTTTACACATTTGCCTGTAGGGAATGTCTTAGATGATCTGGATCTACTAGTACAAATTGAGCTTGAAGACAACCCTTGGGATTGTACTTGTGACTCAGTTGGGCTGCAGCAATGGATACAAAAGCTGAACAAAAATACAATGATGGGTGAACTTTTCTGTACATCTCCAAGGCACTTAGCTAAAAAGGAACTGAAATCACTGAACAGTGACATGCTATGTCCTGGTTTAATAAACAGCCCAGCTCTCCCAACTCATGCTAGCTTCATAATTGTCACAACGTCACCAACTACTACCAATACAGCAGGCGCAATTCTGCAATCCCTGACTGATGCCGTCCCTCTTTCCGTTTTAATCCTGGGCCTTCTGATTGTGTTTATAACTATCATTTTTTGTGCAGCAGGTATTGTGGTTCTTGTCCTACACCGACGGAGAAGACACAAAAAGAAACAAGCAGATGAACAGATGCGGGACAACAGCCCGGTACAACTTCAGTACAGCATGTATGGTCACAAAACAACACACCATACCACTGAGCGCCCGGCCACAACTTTGTATGAACAGCGCATGATAAGCCCAATGGTTCAAGTTTATCGAAGTCCATCCTTCAGCCCCAAATTTGCAGACCATCAGGAAGACAGAAATGACAAAGATGTGCATGATTCGAAACATCTCCGCAGAAGTCTCCTTGAAAGGGAGCATTCCTCCCCACTGACAGGATCAAAGGTCAAATACAAAGCAACAGAGCAACCAGCTGACTTCCTGTCCTTCCAGGATGCAAGCTCTTTGTACAGGAACATTCTTGAGAAAGAACGAGAACTCCAACAACTGGGGATAACTGAGTATCTACGGAAAAACATTGCTCAGTTACACCCCGATATGGAAGTACATTATCCAGGAGCTCATGAAGAGCTAAAACTGATGGAGACACTCATGTACTCCAGGCCGAGGAAAGTTTTACTAGAACAGACTAAAAATGAGTATTTTGAGCTCAAAGCAAATCTCCATGCTGAACCTGATTACCTGGAGGTCTTGGAACAACAAACATAG